The genomic DNA CAGTTGTAGGGGCGCCGTCGCGAGCGCCGTGATACCGCCGCCCGGGCCAGCGGAATCTCTTAGTGATCGAGCGATGATCGGTCGTGGCGACGGACCCGCGAGGGCGCTTTGCCGTCGGGGGGCTGAGTAGTGCCCCACGCGCTCGGCCGAGAATTGACAGTTCGTTACTCGCTACCACTCGGTTCTCTGGTATGTCTGGCCGAAACGGTCGAAACCTGACAGGGCACACATGCCACACGCTTCCGAATTCCGGACCAAGACATATTTGCGTTGGAGCGCAGTCCAACTCCTAGGTTCGGAAGCATGCGATACATCAAACTCGGAACGACCGGACTGGAAGTCTCCGCCATCACCCTCGGCTGCATGAGCTTCGGCGAGCCGGACCGGGGCGGCGAGCCCTGGTCGCTGGGCGCGGACGCCAGTCGGGACATCATCAAGCAGGCCCTCGAGGGCGGCGTCAACTTCCTCGACACGGCCAATGGGTACAGCGCCGGAAGCAGCGAGGAGATCGTCGGCCAGGCGGTCAAGGACTTCACCCGGCGCGAGGAGGTCGTTCTCTCCACCAAGGTCTGGATGCGGATGCGCCCCGGCCCGAACGGCGCCGGGCTGTCCCGCAAGGCGATCTTCGCCGAGCTCGACGCCTCCCTGAAGCGACTGGGGACCGACTACATCGACCTGTACCAGATCCACCGCTGGGACTACGACACCCCGATCGAGGAAACCCTCGAGGCGCTGCACGACGCGGTCAAGTCCGGGAAGGTCCGCTACATCGGAGCCTCTTCCATGTACGCCTGGCAGTTCGCCAAGGCCCTGTACCTGGCGGACCTGAACGGCTGGACCCGGTTCGCGTCGATGCAGGACCACTACAACCTCATCCACCGAGAAGCAGAGCGGGAGATGATCCCGCTCTGCGCCGACCAGGGCATCGGCGTGATCCCGTGGAGCCCGCTGGCGCGGGGCAGGCTGACGCGGGCCCGGGACACCGCCACGGCGCGTGCCGAGACCGACGCGGGCGGCAAGATCCTCTACCGCGACGAGGACCAGGCAGTGGCCGAGCGCGTCCACGAGATCGCGGGCAAGCGGGGTCTGTCCCCGGCCCAGGTCGCCCTGGCCTGGGTCATGCGCAACCCGGCGGTGACCTCGCCCATCGTCGGGGTCACCAAGCCGGCCCAGCTGGCCGACGCGGTCGCCGCGGTGGACGTCGAACTCGACGAAGACGAGGCCGCCTACTTGGAGGAGCCCT from Streptomyces avermitilis MA-4680 = NBRC 14893 includes the following:
- a CDS encoding aldo/keto reductase, translated to MRYIKLGTTGLEVSAITLGCMSFGEPDRGGEPWSLGADASRDIIKQALEGGVNFLDTANGYSAGSSEEIVGQAVKDFTRREEVVLSTKVWMRMRPGPNGAGLSRKAIFAELDASLKRLGTDYIDLYQIHRWDYDTPIEETLEALHDAVKSGKVRYIGASSMYAWQFAKALYLADLNGWTRFASMQDHYNLIHREAEREMIPLCADQGIGVIPWSPLARGRLTRARDTATARAETDAGGKILYRDEDQAVAERVHEIAGKRGLSPAQVALAWVMRNPAVTSPIVGVTKPAQLADAVAAVDVELDEDEAAYLEEPYQPHEAAYLEESFYKRQPVAGSR